Proteins from a genomic interval of Yarrowia lipolytica chromosome 1E, complete sequence:
- a CDS encoding uncharacterized protein (Compare to YALI0E30987g, similar to Saccharomyces cerevisiae YMR262W; ancestral locus Anc_8.814, similar to uniprot|P41890 Schizosaccharomyces pombe Cut9 interacting protein scn1) yields the protein MFDAHCHPTDTPDTLDLIPSMKTDLLACMSTNFQDIERVESIADWPKVVPCFGYHPWFTWKVYTEEGLEAKEHYSRVLAGPRGSEEELQGFVASQEQPMPFSNYLDLMRQGLEKYPNGMIGEAGLDKPFRVKDKEGDKLTPFRVSLDHQRTILGLQLQLAVDYGRPISLHGVQCHGALLECVTEILKKNPGKPLTVCLHSYSGPPDFLVGWFKLEGSKKKPTKVRVFVSVSSVITCGHIDREGDRFDQKLEKISPLLAKIPDDRLLIESDYYKAGPVMDDLMQEVLDLVAHAKGVSKAGALEMLDKNSREFLDYRRE from the coding sequence ATGTTTGATGCCCATTGTCACCCAACAGACACTCCTGATACCCTCGATCTGATCCCGAGCATGAAAACGGACCTTCTGGCCTGCATGTCGACCAACTTTCAAGATATAGAAAGAGTGGAGTCGATTGCTGATTGGCCTAAGGTGGTACCTTGTTTCGGATACCATCCTTGGTTCACATGGAAGGTGTACACGGAAGAAGGATTGGAAGCAAAGGAACATTATAGTCGTGTTTTGGCAGGTCCCAGAGGCTCTGAGGAGGAACTGCAGGGATTCGTGGCCAGCCAAGAGCAACCAATGCCGTTCTCCAATTATCTTGATCTCATGAGACAAGGTCTTGAGAAGTATCCTAATGGCATGATTGGGGAGGCGGGTTTGGACAAGCCGTTTCGGGTTAAGGATAAAGAGGGGGATAAGCTGACGCCATTTAGAGTGTCTCTTGACCACCAGCGGACGATTTTGGGGCTCCAGTTGCAACTAGCTGTTGACTATGGGAGACCCATATCTTTGCATGGAGTTCAGTGTCATGGAGCGTTACTTGAGTGTGTAACCGAGATTCTAAAGAAGAACCCTGGAAAACCCCTGACTGTTTGTTTGCATTCTTACTCTGGTCCTCCCGACTTTCTGGTAGGCTGGTTCAAGTTGGAAggctccaagaagaagcctaCCAAGGTACGTGTCTTCGTGTCTGTGAGCAGTGTTATAACCTGCGGACACATCGATCGTGAAGGAGACCGCTTCGATCAaaagttggagaagatttCTCCTTTGTTGGCGAAGATTCCGGACGACCGGCTGCTTATTGAGTCGGATTACTACAAAGCAGGACCTGTTATGGATGATCTTATGCAGGAGGTGCTGGATCTAGTTGCTCATGCAAAGGGTGTATCTAAAGCGGGGGCTCTCGAGATGTTGGACAAGAACTCTCGAGAGTTTTTGGACTACAGACGCGAGTAG